From a single Metopolophium dirhodum isolate CAU chromosome 6, ASM1992520v1, whole genome shotgun sequence genomic region:
- the LOC132946206 gene encoding TM2 domain-containing protein almondex isoform X2 produces MNNSTHPRMIRHEGDLERMGSEHKTCSSMPYPSISCHMNTTCVYGNQTIAICKANVDCLGENTFAKNLTCRFCYQTEFWEYKCEKKICNSAASPPTYYRTNCTVNRDVLCLGRRTFLKRLRCNWTGGHRWSTALILSITLGGFGIDRFYLGHWQEGIGKLFSFGGLGVWTLIDVLLISIRYLGPADGSLYL; encoded by the exons atgaATAATTCGACACATCCCAGGatg aTACGCCACGAAGGTGATTTGGAACGTATGGGCTCTGAACATAAAACTTGTTCAAGTATGCCATATCCAAGTATTAGTTGTCATATGAATACGACATGTGTGTATGGAAATCAAACAATCGCTATATGTAAAGCTAATGTGGATTGTctg ggagAAAATACTTTTGCTAAAAACTTGACTTGTCGGTTTTGTTATCAGACGGAGTTCTGGGAATATAAGTGtgagaaaaaaatttgtaattctGCTGCTTCTCCCCCAACTTATTACcg GACTAATTGTACGGTGAACAGAGATGTTTTGTGTTTGGGAAGaagaacatttttgaaaagatTGCGCTGCAATTGGACAGGTGGCCATCGGTGGTCGACTgctttaatattaagtattactcTAGGAGGATTTGGTATAGATAG gTTTTACTTGGGACATTGGCAAGAAGGCATAGGCAAACTATTCAGCTTCGGAGGCCTTGGAGTTTGGACacttattgatgtattattaatatctatcaGATACCTTGGTCCAGCAGATGGTTCTCTATACTTGTaa
- the LOC132946200 gene encoding transcription termination factor 2 isoform X2, whose amino-acid sequence MKSSRSTSSRITSRSARRLMSGSSDDSDDGGSSNAQMDSARAEKAFSRRRRPIPTPNSSDVTNDSLCIKPDRSLFRVSDTDSEASYVSKVDKKQPYKYHDKTTSPDSSENESIFKPTKRDLAKYRNALLSSDDEQSKFSSCDESGNNPLSKKSPSLIESDESGEECLLEEYMDKSTESKIIANESFKPLGKFKTKQALILSSSDESQTVKNSDIFVETNPNLESDSDIINSPQYQKFKIPKKVTNEESQIETKLNDLSIIEPSDSDDDVSAHHKSTVTSSNQNRPFIDDLKFSNTIYSLHDPISQSSILEYPNSEEIIIEQSSKIKKNEKIIETIDLVGDSPKTSKLGFPKQHNLTIDLTEEKVNEKSSMSSKDISIGDTKKLSSGDFQSLKMEKLRLEEILSRYTKNIANMKNTMKITNLNLLPDGGYKLKRAIIKEESAYTDIKTQLNNVLKKMEDYPEGLKISQKPHSYNLQTLDINNALTKKAAGNIDINAMGDKALSTYRTQQTMTLDVLNSLHKSLGTCPSSDILADDPEKLKVELMPHQKHAIAWLMWRESQKPHGGILADDMGLGKTLSMISLVLKAYEAQEDQEEDSETDDSFEDSNLNSFKGGTLIICPSSLISQWDNEVKSKVKPRVLDVVKYYGPNRESSARRLAKKHIVLTTYHTVMWDQKNHKNTSPLYNIKWCRIILDEAHTIRNHKSQTSVAVSLLSGINRWALTGTPIHNKEADFFALLKFIKCRPFDEWVVWKRWVGNNDEAGRNRLSLLTKALMLRRTKDQLQKTTTFILPEKTFHNIKVELFKEEKEAYEKVLQFSSSLFATYLYEKADKENAIERGFPVKHKAKYLSQNKDDIFKDHPELDKLFNQLVNNKSIQTHHILVLILRLRQLCCHPCLLKNMLEDDCLKTDGIQNNGDLDIVDKLSRMSIGIPNVENDTVKSSNAIFNEKWISSKIKAVCDMVKEKVLHTDDKAVIVSQWPSVLNLVNKQLSQYNVKTEIFSGAVPVLLRNKIISEFDKVKGGPKILLLSLTAGGVGLNLVVANHLFLVDIHWNPQLEAQACDRIYRVGQQKPVNVYKFICDNTIESSIQKIQTQKLEIASNVFGGSRNVEGTKITLDDLKQIFNINPNKVNT is encoded by the exons ATGAAGTCTTCACGTTCCACATCTTCTAGAATCACCAGTAGATCTGCGAGAAGGTTAATGTCCGGATCGTCTGACGATAGTGACGACGGAGGATCGTCAAATGCACAGATGGATAGTGCTCGGGCGGAGAAAGCGTTTTCTCGCCGCAGACGACCAATACCTACTCCAAACAGTTCGGATGTTACAAATGATTCTCTTTGTATTAAACCTGACAGATCATTATTCAGAGTGTCCGATACTGATTCGGAGGCATCATATGT TAGTAAAGTTGATAAAAAGCAACCGTATAAATATCACGATAAAACAACTTCTCCTGATAGCTCCGAAAATGAATCAATTTTCAAACCTACAAAAAGAGATTTGGCCAAGTATAGAAATGCATTACTTTCAAGCGATGATGAACAATCAAAATTTAGTAGTTGTgat gaatCAGGTAACAACCCTTTGTCTAAAAAAAGTCCATCTTTAATAGAATCGGATGAAAGTGGTGAAGAATGTTTACTTGAAGAATATATGGATAAATCCACAGAATCAAAAATTATAGCTAATGAATCTTTTAAACCTCTTGGAAAGTTTAAAACCAAACAAGCTTTAATTTTAAGCTCTAGCGATGAAAGTCAAACAGTGAAAAACAgtgatatttttgtt GAAACTAACCCAAATTTGGAGTCAGATTCGGATATTATAAATTCAccacaatatcaaaaattcaaaatacctaAAAAAGTTACTAATGAAGAATCTcaaattgaaacaaaattaaatgatttatctATAATTGAACCTAGTGATTCTGATGATGATGTTTCTGCACATCATAAATCAACTGTTACATCTTCTAATCAAAACCGACCATTTATTGAtgacttgaaattttcaaacactatCTATTCGTTACATGATCCAATATCTCAGAGTAGTATTCTAGAATATCCAAATTCTGAAGAGATAATCATAGAACAGTCTTCTAAGATTAAGAAAAATGAGAAAATTATTGAAACGATTGATTTAGTTGGCGATAGCCCAAAAACCTCGAAATTAGGGTTTCCGAAAcaacataatttaacaattgATTTAACTGAAGAAAAAGTAAATGAAAAATCTTCCATGTCATCTAAAGATATTTCAATCGGTGATACAAAAAAATTGAGTAGTGGGGATTTTCAATCTCTGAAAATGGAAAAACTAAGATTAGAAGAAATTCTAAGCcgatatacaaaaaatatcgcCAACATGAaa AACActatgaaaataacaaatttaaatttattgccCGATGgaggttataaattaaaaagagcAATTATAAAAGAAGAAAGTGCATATACAgatataaaaacacaattaaataatgtactaaaaaaaatggaagatTACCCAG AAGGattaaaaatatctcaaaaacctcactcatataatttacaaacattaGATATCAATAATGCATTGACTAAAAAGGCGGCCGGTAATATTGACATAAATGCAATGGGTGACaaag CTTTGAGTACTTATCGCACACAGCAAACTATGACTTTGGATGTACTTAATAGTTTGCACAAATCATTAGGGACTTGTCCGTCTTCCGATATTTTAGCTGATGACCCAGAAAAACTTAAAGTGGAACTTATGCCCCACCAAAAACATGCTATAGCGTGGCTAATGTGGAGAGAGAGTCAAAAACCACACGGGGgcattttag CTGATGATATGGGTTTAGGAAAGACTTTATCGATGATTTCTCTAGTTCTTAAAGCTTATGAAGCTCAAGAAGACCAAGAAGAAGATTCGGAAACGGATGATTCTTTTGAAGATTCAaatctaaatt CTTTTAAAGGTGGAACTCTTATCATTTGCCCATCATCATTAATCAGCCAATGGGATAATGAAGTCAAATCAAAAGTAAAGCCAAGAGTTTTAGatgtagttaaatattatggGCCAAATAGAGAGTCTTCTGCTAGACGATTGGCCAAAAAACATATAGTTTTAACCACATATCATACAGTCATGTGGgatcaaaaaaatcataagaaTACA agccctctatataatattaaatggtgcAGAATAATTCTCGATGAAGCCCATACAATTAGGAATCATAAAAGTCAAACGTCTGTAGCAGTAAGTTTGCTTTCTGGTATCAATCGATGGGCGTTAACTGGCACTCCAATCCATAATAAGGAAGCTGATTTTTTTGCATTGTTAAAATTCATTAAGTGTCGTCCTTTCGATGAATGGGTT GTTTGGAAACGTTGGGTAGGTAATAATGATGAAGCTGGTAGAAACCGACTTTCTTTATTAACTAAGGCACTAATGTTGAGACGAACGAAAGATCAGTTACAAAAAACAACTACATTCATTTTACCGGAAAAAACATTTCATAACATCAAAGTCGAATTatttaaagaagaaaaagaagCATATGAAAAAGTTTTGCAATTCTCGAG CTCACTGTTTGCAACATATCTATATGAAAAAGCTGACAAAGAAAATGCTATAGAACGTGGATTTCCAGTAAAACACAAAGCTAAATATTTAAGTC aaaaTAAAGACGATATTTTTAAAGACCATCCTGAACTGGACAAATTATTCAATCAATTAGTGAATAACAAAAGCATTCAAACTCATCATATCTTAGTTTTAATATTGCGACTAAGACAGCTTTGTTGTCATCCTTGcttgttgaaaaat aTGCTGGAAGATGATTGTCTTAAGACTGATGGAATACAAAATAATGGAGATTTAGATATTGTAGACAAATTGAGTCGAATGTCTATTGGCATTCCAAATGTTGAAAACGATACTGTTAAAAGTAGTAAtgcaatttttaatgaaaaatggaTTAGTTCAAAG ATTAAAGCTGTCTGTGATATGGTGAAAGAAAAAGTATTGCATACTGATGATAAGGCTGTAATTGTGTCTCAGTGGCCAAGCGTGTTAAACCTAGTAAACAAACAATTATCTCAGTATAACGTTAAAACTGAGATATTCAGTGGAGCTGTTCCTGTTTTActtagaaacaaaataataagtgaatTTGACAAAGTCAAAGGCGGaccaaaa ATTTTGTTATTGTCATTAACTGCTGGTGGTGTTGGTCTTAATTTGGTAGTTGCCAACCACTTGTTTCTAGTGGATATCCACTGGAATCCACAACTTGAAGCACAAGCATGTGATCGTATTTATAGAGTAGGACAACAAAAACCAGTCAATGTATACAAGTTCATTTGTGATAATACTATTGAATCATcaattcaaaaaattcaaacacaGAAGCTTGAAATTGCTAGTAATGTTTTTGGTGGTTCCAGAAATGTGGAAGGCACTAAGATAACTTTAGATGAcctcaaacaaatatttaatataaacccTAATAAAGTTAATACTTGA
- the LOC132946201 gene encoding probable ATP-dependent RNA helicase DDX43 — protein MDQDEDWDSPNDIQYQPRQEYVPQQQYRQTRPANPDDLLVDIDSQFAGLIIGKGGSVIKGMRKETGAFISVLDSDSYGLKTVKISGNQKAREHALKLVNDIVDANDPEKIKQKLQQESEQAPVQSTFNWDELMKEEAENLKQRLAALPPIVKNFYKEHPEVTRMTDQEVEDFRMSKNNIMIKYIEENNVKPIPKPVMKFSHAFEDYPDILEEIQKQKFETPSPVQCQTWPVIMSGHDLIAIAQTGTGKTLAFLLPAFIHIDFQPTPRSERKGPSILVLAPTRELVLQIESEVKKYSYKGIKAMSIYGGASSGKQKEVLRKGVEIVIATPGRLNDFVGSGAIDLSDVTFLILDEADRMLDLGFEPQIRVSLLRVRPDRQTIMTSATWPPGVKRLAKSYTTNPIQVMVGSLDLTTVNTVKQDILIMDEEEKEVWLDDFLKRCSADDKIIIFVNRKVTVDQLSSDLCMKGYIVESIHGGREQSDREMALESLRNGEVNILIATDVASRGIDINDITVVINYDFTKDIEEYVHRVGRTGRAGKTGLAITLMTRRDWGKAKDLVEVMEKSGQDVPPELQEMASRYEAKRERDRAEGGDRPFRGRGGGRGFSRGGDGGFTGNRRNNY, from the exons ATGGATCAAGACGAAGACTGGGATTCGCCCAACGACATACAATATCAACCGCGACAGGAGTACGTGCCTCAGCAACAGTACAGGCAAACGAGGCCCGCCAATCCCGACGACCTGCTCGTGGACATCGACTCCCAGTTCGCGGGCTTGATCATCGGAAAGGGTGGCTCGGTGATCAAGGGCATGAGAAAGGAAACCGGCGCGTTCATCTCGGTCTTGGACAGCGATTCGTACGGGTTGAAAACCGTGAAGATATCGGGAAATCAAAAAGCCAGAGAACACGCTCTGAAGCTCGTTAACGACATCGTCGACGCGAACGACccggaaaaaattaaacaaaagttGCAACAAGAATCGGAACAGGCACCGGTTCAGTCGACATTTAACTGGGACGAGTTGATGAAAGAAGAAGCGGAGAACCTTAAACAAAGATTAGCAGCCTTGCCGCCAATTGTTAAGAATTTCTATAAAGAACACCCCGAAGTGACAAGGATGACTGATCAGGAGGTCGAAGACTTCAGAATGTCCAAGAACAACATTATGATCAAATATATCGAGGAGAATAACGTAAAGCCAATTCCTAAACCAGTGATGAAATTTTCACACGCATTTGAAGATTATCCGGACATATTGGAAGAAATACAAAAGCAAAAATTTGAAACCCCGTCCCCCGTACAGTGTCAGACGTGGCCCGTCATCATGAGCGGCCACGACTTGATAGCTATCGCACAAACTGGGACAGGCAAGACATTGGCCTTCTTGCTTCCTGCTTTTATTCATATCGATTTTCAACCGACTCCTCGTAGTGAACGAAAAGGACCATCTATATTAGTATTAGCTCCAACCAGGGAATTGGTGTTACAAATTGAAAGCgaa gttaaaaaatatagttacaaagGCATTAAAGCCATGAGTATTTATGGTGGGGCAAGTTCAGGAAAGCAAAAAGAAGTTCTGCGGAAAGGAGTCGAAATTGTTATTGCTACTCCTGGTCGACTTAATGATTTTGTTGGTAGCGGTGCTATTGACTTATCTGATGTGACGTTTTTGATACTTGACGAAGCTGATCGTATGTTGGATTTGGGTTTTGAACCTCAAATACGTGTTTCATTACTTAGGGTTAGGCCAGATAGACAAACTATAATGACCAGTGCAACCTGGCCACCTGGAGTTAAACGTCTTGCTAAAAGCTATACGACTAACCCTATTCAAGTTATGGTCGGATCATTGGATTTGACAACAGTCAATACTGTAAAACAAGATATTCTTATAATGGACGAAGAAGAAAAAGAAGTATGGCTTGACGATTTTCTGAAACGCTGTAGTGCAGATGATAAGATCATAATATTTGTGAACCGAAAAGTAACTGTGGATCAGCTTTCGTCAGACTTATGTATGAAGGGGTACATTGTTGAATCCATTCATGGTGGTCGTGAACAAAGTGATCGTGAAATGGCTCTGGAAAGCTTACGTAATGgtgaagttaatattttaatagcaacAGATGTAGCTTCTCGTGGTATTGATATCAATGACATTACAGTGGTAATAAATTACGATTTTACTAAGGATATTGAAGAGTATGTGCATAGGGTAGGACGTACAGGGCGAGCTGGTAAAACTGGCCTGGCAATTACTTTAATGACCAGAAGAGATTGGGGTAAGGCCAAAGATTTAGTCGAAGTGATGGAAAAATCTGGACAAGATGTACCTCCAGAGTTGCAAGAAATGGCATCGAGGTATGAAGCTAAGAGAGAACGAGACAGAGCTGAAGGAGGTGACAGGCCATTTAGGGGAAGAGGAGGTGGACGAGGATTTTCGAGAGGAGGAGATGGAGGATTTACGGGaaatagaagaaataattattaa
- the LOC132946206 gene encoding TM2 domain-containing protein almondex isoform X1, translated as MKSQYYHCAIIFLFQLTVNSIASQNDDDHVDLSLAKQKQKSIANMNNSTHPRMIRHEGDLERMGSEHKTCSSMPYPSISCHMNTTCVYGNQTIAICKANVDCLGENTFAKNLTCRFCYQTEFWEYKCEKKICNSAASPPTYYRTNCTVNRDVLCLGRRTFLKRLRCNWTGGHRWSTALILSITLGGFGIDRFYLGHWQEGIGKLFSFGGLGVWTLIDVLLISIRYLGPADGSLYL; from the exons ATGAAGTCTCAATATTATCACTGTgcaattatattcttatttcaaCTCACAGTTAACAGCATAGCCTCTCAAAacg ACGATGACCATGTCGATTTATCACTCGCCAAACAGAAGCaaaaatcaattgcaaatatgaATAATTCGACACATCCCAGGatg aTACGCCACGAAGGTGATTTGGAACGTATGGGCTCTGAACATAAAACTTGTTCAAGTATGCCATATCCAAGTATTAGTTGTCATATGAATACGACATGTGTGTATGGAAATCAAACAATCGCTATATGTAAAGCTAATGTGGATTGTctg ggagAAAATACTTTTGCTAAAAACTTGACTTGTCGGTTTTGTTATCAGACGGAGTTCTGGGAATATAAGTGtgagaaaaaaatttgtaattctGCTGCTTCTCCCCCAACTTATTACcg GACTAATTGTACGGTGAACAGAGATGTTTTGTGTTTGGGAAGaagaacatttttgaaaagatTGCGCTGCAATTGGACAGGTGGCCATCGGTGGTCGACTgctttaatattaagtattactcTAGGAGGATTTGGTATAGATAG gTTTTACTTGGGACATTGGCAAGAAGGCATAGGCAAACTATTCAGCTTCGGAGGCCTTGGAGTTTGGACacttattgatgtattattaatatctatcaGATACCTTGGTCCAGCAGATGGTTCTCTATACTTGTaa
- the LOC132946200 gene encoding transcription termination factor 2 isoform X1, with the protein MKSSRSTSSRITSRSARRLMSGSSDDSDDGGSSNAQMDSARAEKAFSRRRRPIPTPNSSDVTNDSLCIKPDRSLFRVSDTDSEASYVSSKVDKKQPYKYHDKTTSPDSSENESIFKPTKRDLAKYRNALLSSDDEQSKFSSCDESGNNPLSKKSPSLIESDESGEECLLEEYMDKSTESKIIANESFKPLGKFKTKQALILSSSDESQTVKNSDIFVETNPNLESDSDIINSPQYQKFKIPKKVTNEESQIETKLNDLSIIEPSDSDDDVSAHHKSTVTSSNQNRPFIDDLKFSNTIYSLHDPISQSSILEYPNSEEIIIEQSSKIKKNEKIIETIDLVGDSPKTSKLGFPKQHNLTIDLTEEKVNEKSSMSSKDISIGDTKKLSSGDFQSLKMEKLRLEEILSRYTKNIANMKNTMKITNLNLLPDGGYKLKRAIIKEESAYTDIKTQLNNVLKKMEDYPEGLKISQKPHSYNLQTLDINNALTKKAAGNIDINAMGDKALSTYRTQQTMTLDVLNSLHKSLGTCPSSDILADDPEKLKVELMPHQKHAIAWLMWRESQKPHGGILADDMGLGKTLSMISLVLKAYEAQEDQEEDSETDDSFEDSNLNSFKGGTLIICPSSLISQWDNEVKSKVKPRVLDVVKYYGPNRESSARRLAKKHIVLTTYHTVMWDQKNHKNTSPLYNIKWCRIILDEAHTIRNHKSQTSVAVSLLSGINRWALTGTPIHNKEADFFALLKFIKCRPFDEWVVWKRWVGNNDEAGRNRLSLLTKALMLRRTKDQLQKTTTFILPEKTFHNIKVELFKEEKEAYEKVLQFSSSLFATYLYEKADKENAIERGFPVKHKAKYLSQNKDDIFKDHPELDKLFNQLVNNKSIQTHHILVLILRLRQLCCHPCLLKNMLEDDCLKTDGIQNNGDLDIVDKLSRMSIGIPNVENDTVKSSNAIFNEKWISSKIKAVCDMVKEKVLHTDDKAVIVSQWPSVLNLVNKQLSQYNVKTEIFSGAVPVLLRNKIISEFDKVKGGPKILLLSLTAGGVGLNLVVANHLFLVDIHWNPQLEAQACDRIYRVGQQKPVNVYKFICDNTIESSIQKIQTQKLEIASNVFGGSRNVEGTKITLDDLKQIFNINPNKVNT; encoded by the exons ATGAAGTCTTCACGTTCCACATCTTCTAGAATCACCAGTAGATCTGCGAGAAGGTTAATGTCCGGATCGTCTGACGATAGTGACGACGGAGGATCGTCAAATGCACAGATGGATAGTGCTCGGGCGGAGAAAGCGTTTTCTCGCCGCAGACGACCAATACCTACTCCAAACAGTTCGGATGTTACAAATGATTCTCTTTGTATTAAACCTGACAGATCATTATTCAGAGTGTCCGATACTGATTCGGAGGCATCATATGT aagTAGTAAAGTTGATAAAAAGCAACCGTATAAATATCACGATAAAACAACTTCTCCTGATAGCTCCGAAAATGAATCAATTTTCAAACCTACAAAAAGAGATTTGGCCAAGTATAGAAATGCATTACTTTCAAGCGATGATGAACAATCAAAATTTAGTAGTTGTgat gaatCAGGTAACAACCCTTTGTCTAAAAAAAGTCCATCTTTAATAGAATCGGATGAAAGTGGTGAAGAATGTTTACTTGAAGAATATATGGATAAATCCACAGAATCAAAAATTATAGCTAATGAATCTTTTAAACCTCTTGGAAAGTTTAAAACCAAACAAGCTTTAATTTTAAGCTCTAGCGATGAAAGTCAAACAGTGAAAAACAgtgatatttttgtt GAAACTAACCCAAATTTGGAGTCAGATTCGGATATTATAAATTCAccacaatatcaaaaattcaaaatacctaAAAAAGTTACTAATGAAGAATCTcaaattgaaacaaaattaaatgatttatctATAATTGAACCTAGTGATTCTGATGATGATGTTTCTGCACATCATAAATCAACTGTTACATCTTCTAATCAAAACCGACCATTTATTGAtgacttgaaattttcaaacactatCTATTCGTTACATGATCCAATATCTCAGAGTAGTATTCTAGAATATCCAAATTCTGAAGAGATAATCATAGAACAGTCTTCTAAGATTAAGAAAAATGAGAAAATTATTGAAACGATTGATTTAGTTGGCGATAGCCCAAAAACCTCGAAATTAGGGTTTCCGAAAcaacataatttaacaattgATTTAACTGAAGAAAAAGTAAATGAAAAATCTTCCATGTCATCTAAAGATATTTCAATCGGTGATACAAAAAAATTGAGTAGTGGGGATTTTCAATCTCTGAAAATGGAAAAACTAAGATTAGAAGAAATTCTAAGCcgatatacaaaaaatatcgcCAACATGAaa AACActatgaaaataacaaatttaaatttattgccCGATGgaggttataaattaaaaagagcAATTATAAAAGAAGAAAGTGCATATACAgatataaaaacacaattaaataatgtactaaaaaaaatggaagatTACCCAG AAGGattaaaaatatctcaaaaacctcactcatataatttacaaacattaGATATCAATAATGCATTGACTAAAAAGGCGGCCGGTAATATTGACATAAATGCAATGGGTGACaaag CTTTGAGTACTTATCGCACACAGCAAACTATGACTTTGGATGTACTTAATAGTTTGCACAAATCATTAGGGACTTGTCCGTCTTCCGATATTTTAGCTGATGACCCAGAAAAACTTAAAGTGGAACTTATGCCCCACCAAAAACATGCTATAGCGTGGCTAATGTGGAGAGAGAGTCAAAAACCACACGGGGgcattttag CTGATGATATGGGTTTAGGAAAGACTTTATCGATGATTTCTCTAGTTCTTAAAGCTTATGAAGCTCAAGAAGACCAAGAAGAAGATTCGGAAACGGATGATTCTTTTGAAGATTCAaatctaaatt CTTTTAAAGGTGGAACTCTTATCATTTGCCCATCATCATTAATCAGCCAATGGGATAATGAAGTCAAATCAAAAGTAAAGCCAAGAGTTTTAGatgtagttaaatattatggGCCAAATAGAGAGTCTTCTGCTAGACGATTGGCCAAAAAACATATAGTTTTAACCACATATCATACAGTCATGTGGgatcaaaaaaatcataagaaTACA agccctctatataatattaaatggtgcAGAATAATTCTCGATGAAGCCCATACAATTAGGAATCATAAAAGTCAAACGTCTGTAGCAGTAAGTTTGCTTTCTGGTATCAATCGATGGGCGTTAACTGGCACTCCAATCCATAATAAGGAAGCTGATTTTTTTGCATTGTTAAAATTCATTAAGTGTCGTCCTTTCGATGAATGGGTT GTTTGGAAACGTTGGGTAGGTAATAATGATGAAGCTGGTAGAAACCGACTTTCTTTATTAACTAAGGCACTAATGTTGAGACGAACGAAAGATCAGTTACAAAAAACAACTACATTCATTTTACCGGAAAAAACATTTCATAACATCAAAGTCGAATTatttaaagaagaaaaagaagCATATGAAAAAGTTTTGCAATTCTCGAG CTCACTGTTTGCAACATATCTATATGAAAAAGCTGACAAAGAAAATGCTATAGAACGTGGATTTCCAGTAAAACACAAAGCTAAATATTTAAGTC aaaaTAAAGACGATATTTTTAAAGACCATCCTGAACTGGACAAATTATTCAATCAATTAGTGAATAACAAAAGCATTCAAACTCATCATATCTTAGTTTTAATATTGCGACTAAGACAGCTTTGTTGTCATCCTTGcttgttgaaaaat aTGCTGGAAGATGATTGTCTTAAGACTGATGGAATACAAAATAATGGAGATTTAGATATTGTAGACAAATTGAGTCGAATGTCTATTGGCATTCCAAATGTTGAAAACGATACTGTTAAAAGTAGTAAtgcaatttttaatgaaaaatggaTTAGTTCAAAG ATTAAAGCTGTCTGTGATATGGTGAAAGAAAAAGTATTGCATACTGATGATAAGGCTGTAATTGTGTCTCAGTGGCCAAGCGTGTTAAACCTAGTAAACAAACAATTATCTCAGTATAACGTTAAAACTGAGATATTCAGTGGAGCTGTTCCTGTTTTActtagaaacaaaataataagtgaatTTGACAAAGTCAAAGGCGGaccaaaa ATTTTGTTATTGTCATTAACTGCTGGTGGTGTTGGTCTTAATTTGGTAGTTGCCAACCACTTGTTTCTAGTGGATATCCACTGGAATCCACAACTTGAAGCACAAGCATGTGATCGTATTTATAGAGTAGGACAACAAAAACCAGTCAATGTATACAAGTTCATTTGTGATAATACTATTGAATCATcaattcaaaaaattcaaacacaGAAGCTTGAAATTGCTAGTAATGTTTTTGGTGGTTCCAGAAATGTGGAAGGCACTAAGATAACTTTAGATGAcctcaaacaaatatttaatataaacccTAATAAAGTTAATACTTGA
- the LOC132946203 gene encoding BTB/POZ domain-containing adapter for CUL3-mediated RhoA degradation protein 3, producing MQPQEIQPKYAKLNIGGSLFYTTIGTLTKHDTMLKAMFSGRMKVLADTEGWVLIDRCGKHFNSVLNFLRDEHVALPDKTHEIAELLAEAKFYLISPLVESCQQALRSRQCKIEPQCRIPLTSCSADLSQLITMSTKPTVKLLINRHNNKYSYTSASDDNLLKNVELFDKLSLRFGSRFLFIKDVSGSSEICCWSYFGLATKVAEVCCTSIVYATDKKHTKVDFPEARIYEECLNLMLYENRTEPDPELMQATSWRGAVSGMSSAYGSDDEEERTRIGFRKRLV from the exons ATGCAGCCTCAAGAAATTCAAcccaaatatgcaaaattaaatataggtgGTTCGTTATTTTACACTACAATTGGTACCTTGACCAAGCATGATACAATGCTGAAAGCTATGTTTAGTGGTCGGATGAAAGTACTTGCTGATACTGAAG gtTGGGTCCTAATTGATCGTTGTGGCAAGCACTTTAATTCTGTGTTGAACTTTTTGCGTGATGAACATGTAGCTCTTCCAGATAAGACACATGAAATCGCTGAGCTATTAGCTGAAGCCAAATTCTATTTAATATCACCACTTGTTGAATCTTGTCAACAAGCTTTACGATCAAGACAATGTAAAATCGAACCTCAATGTCGTATACCTCTTACGTCTTGTAGTGCAGACTTAAGTCAACTTATTACAATGAGTACAAAA CCAACCGTTAAACTTCTTATAAATAGACATAACAACAAGTATTCATATACAAG tgctTCTGATGataacttactaaaaaatgttgaattatttgATAAACTTTCATTGCGGTTTGGTTCAagatttttgtttatcaaagATGTTAGTGGTTCAAGTGAAATATGTTGCTGGAGTTATTTTGGTTTGGCAACTAAAGTCGCTGAAGTTTGTTGCACATCTATTGTATATGCTACAGATAAAAAACATACAAAG GTTGATTTCCCAGAAGCAAGAATCTATGAAGAATGTCTTAATCTTATGCTTTATGAAAATCGCACAGAACCAGACCCAGAACTCATGCAAGCTACATCTTGGCGTGGTGCTGTATCGGGTATGTCATCAGCTTATGGAAGTGACGATGAAGAAGAACGAACTCGTATAGGGTTTAGAAAAAGATTAGTATAG